GTTTTGGCGGAGATGTGAGGGGTTGATTTTGGAACCCAATGATGATGTAGTTGGTGATTCTGATGATCGGACGGGGCATGCCCACGTCTCTACCAAAATTAATGGTCAAATCAACAAAACACTAACAACCAGTGATTTATATCCCGGATGAACGAGCGTACATCGACGATCATCCATCCTTCATCGGGCTGGTTAAGTAAAGCGTTTCTGCTCCGTAGGAGGTAAAGTATGGTAGAACGATCACGTTTTCCCGGGATTTTTATCGTCCTTCGGCTCGGCCTGGGGCCGAGCCGAAGGACGGTTGAAATGGTTACATTTCGTTGATCTACCATACTTTACCCCCTACGGGGCAACTCTCATATCTGCGCTAATTGCTTCTCAATTCCTCATTCCTCCGGGTCTGTCGCAAGCACTTTCAGGCGCTCCAGGTCCAGAATGGCGATGGCTTTGCCTTCGAGGGCGAGGACTTTGCGTTTGGCGAGGTCGGCGAGGGTGCGGATCACACTTTCGTAGGTCGTTGAGGCATGGCTTGCAATGTCTTTGCGGCTGATGGTGAAGCTCAGGCGGTGGCTGTTTTCGTCGAATCCGAAGCTTTTGTAGTTCATCATCAGGGTGCGGGCGACGCGGTTCAAGACCGGCATCATGAGCTGATTTTCTTCGGAGGCACGTAATTCCTCTGCCAAAAACATCATCAGGTTGTAGACAAACGATGGATTGGTCTTGGCAATCACCTGAAAAACTTCGAGGGAAATGAAGTTGACCGTGGTGGGAATCAGCGCGATGGCCGAAATCGGGTACCGATGGTCACCGCCCAATCCACGATGCCCGAAGATGTCCCCATTGGCTGCGAGGCGCACGAGTCGCTCGCCTTCCTGATCGTTGATCACCACTTTGACCTTGCCTTCGACGATGGCATAAATGCCGTTGACAGGATCACCTTGACGGATAATCACTTCTCCTGCCTCGAATTCAAAATCTTTTTGATGGAATTCGATGAATTGAGTCCACTCCTGCGCGCAATCGGGTCCAAGCAATGATTTCATAATGCCAAAACTAGGAAAATTCGGGGCATGTGTTCACGACAAACGTCAGGAATCGGAACAAGTGTCGGCCGTTGTGGCCCGGTGGTTTCAAGCTGATTTTCAAGCGCTAGCCCAAAATCAATGACAAATGACAGCTTTTTCTCTGCGAATCGTCAGCTCTTTCGCGATGGATTCTCCCCTTTTTCGCAGCCATGAAGCGTGGATTTCCATTGGACGCGGAGGCGGAATTGCTTGCGCCTGACGATCAAGAAGGTAAACGGGAGGAACCGGGTGAATCTGACCTGATCGCGCGCTATTCACGTGAAATTTCGATGGCCATCACCATCAAATTCGTGGAGGAACGCCTGCTCGAGCTTTTTGGCCAAGGGAAATTGTTTGGCACGGTTCATACCTGTGTCGGGCAAGAATGGAGTGCTGTTTCCGTGGGACGCTGTCTGCAGCCGCAGGATTTCGTCTTTTCCAACCACCGTTGCCATGGCCATTTTTTGAGTTACGGCGGAAGTGCCAATGCCTTGATTGCGGAAGTGATGGGCAAGGAAGACGGCGTTTGCGGTGGTCGCGGCGGCAGTCAACACCTTTGTTACCAGCGCTTTTTCAGCAATGGCATCCAAGGCGGCATCGCTCCCCTCGCTGCGGGAACGGCCTTGGCCAATCAACGCGAAGAAAATGGCGGAATTGCGGTCGTCTTTTTGGGAGATGGCACGCTCGGTCAGGGCATTCTCTACGAAACCATGAACATCGCGAGCAAATGGAACCTCCCCCTCCTCTTCGTCGTCGAAAACAATTTCTACGCCCAATCCACGGCAAGTCACGAAACCCTTTCCGGCGAAATCCGGCACCGGTTTGAGGCTTTTGGCATCGAAGGCATGGAAAACAATACCTGGGAATGGCAGGCTTTGTTGCGGGACATGGAGGCGAATGTCGGCATGGTGCGTGCAACAGGAAAACCGCGTTACCATGTCATCGACACCTACCGTCTGAAACCGCATTCGAAGGGAGACGACAACCGCGAAAAAGAAGAGATTTTACGCTTTACCGAAAAGGATCCGCTGAATGTGCTGCTGCGCCGTTTTGCTGGACATCCTGCGATGGAAGCCATCATAGCCAATGCCCAAGCCCTTGTGGATGAAGCCGTCGAATTTGGTGAATCGTCCAAGTTTGGTTCGGCAATTGCCCTGAATCCGCAGGAAAACGAGGAGAATTCGGGCCGAATCGGTTGGGAGGTCAGCCAATTTGACAAACAACGGGTTCCCGCGTCCATTCAAGCTGCCTTGGCTGCCGAATTGGAAGGAAATCCGAAGGCGATCTTGATTGGCGAGGACATTCAAGGACCTTACGGCGGCGCT
The window above is part of the Bacteroidota bacterium genome. Proteins encoded here:
- a CDS encoding Crp/Fnr family transcriptional regulator — protein: MKSLLGPDCAQEWTQFIEFHQKDFEFEAGEVIIRQGDPVNGIYAIVEGKVKVVINDQEGERLVRLAANGDIFGHRGLGGDHRYPISAIALIPTTVNFISLEVFQVIAKTNPSFVYNLMMFLAEELRASEENQLMMPVLNRVARTLMMNYKSFGFDENSHRLSFTISRKDIASHASTTYESVIRTLADLAKRKVLALEGKAIAILDLERLKVLATDPEE
- a CDS encoding pyruvate dehydrogenase → MKRGFPLDAEAELLAPDDQEGKREEPGESDLIARYSREISMAITIKFVEERLLELFGQGKLFGTVHTCVGQEWSAVSVGRCLQPQDFVFSNHRCHGHFLSYGGSANALIAEVMGKEDGVCGGRGGSQHLCYQRFFSNGIQGGIAPLAAGTALANQREENGGIAVVFLGDGTLGQGILYETMNIASKWNLPLLFVVENNFYAQSTASHETLSGEIRHRFEAFGIEGMENNTWEWQALLRDMEANVGMVRATGKPRYHVIDTYRLKPHSKGDDNREKEEILRFTEKDPLNVLLRRFAGHPAMEAIIANAQALVDEAVEFGESSKFGSAIALNPQENEENSGRIGWEVSQFDKQRVPASIQAALAAELEGNPKAILIGEDIQGPYGGAFKVTGDLSLRYPGRVRNTPISEPAIVGIGNGLALAGHRPVVEIMFGDFLTLAADQWINHAAKFEYMYNGLAHCPIVVRTPMGGRRGYGPTHSQSLERHFVGLPGTMVLCLHHRMSPKKLYQDIFQTTNCPVLVIENKRLYAMQADPEPPAGFQVLQQAGPFPVTWICSGNAPDVTVVAIGGTSVDAEAAVLEVFDEHDLIADLYLPAALYPLCVDFLATSLQHSRNLVIVEEGLGFAGIGSEIIAQVTERWPDWGIRCQRITSMESPIPTSRPLEEEILPTKERIVQSLLTIAHGSAL